Proteins from a genomic interval of Dehalococcoidia bacterium:
- a CDS encoding 2-hydroxyacyl-CoA dehydratase family protein produces MSVLDRFREVNESFPKTAQILEHKKRGGKVIGWLCTYVPEEIIHAAGALPIRIIGYSREANLDDANAHLYINNCTFSRSCLQLGLEKQYDFLDGVVGGSTCDGARRLFDVWRQYVGTPFHHVLTVPRKFTERAHQLYYDEVVLFKKHFEEHFGVEITDKALLKSTILLNESRGLLHELYELRKWGKPPISGAETLEVLNAAYRMPKELFNQWITELIDELKASDKAFTGRARVMLVGSVLTNPEFVKSIEDQGALVVTDELCTSTRYWGDKVVLDDGRPILEAISRRYLNNFPCARMYPSDERFNRIIDYARDFRVDGVISEIVRYCVPYAHDLPLLTDRLSEVGIPTLALDVEYGSAGSGQVATRVQAFLEMLEARKK; encoded by the coding sequence TTGAGCGTACTCGATCGATTCCGTGAAGTAAATGAATCCTTCCCAAAAACCGCTCAAATCCTGGAGCACAAGAAGCGCGGCGGCAAGGTCATCGGATGGCTGTGCACCTACGTTCCCGAGGAGATAATCCACGCCGCGGGCGCTCTGCCTATACGCATCATCGGTTACTCTCGCGAGGCCAATCTGGACGATGCCAACGCCCATCTTTACATAAATAATTGCACGTTCTCGCGCAGCTGCCTTCAGCTCGGCCTTGAGAAGCAGTACGACTTCCTCGACGGCGTCGTGGGCGGCTCGACCTGCGACGGCGCGCGGCGGCTGTTCGATGTCTGGCGCCAGTATGTAGGCACCCCTTTCCATCACGTGCTGACCGTGCCGCGCAAATTCACCGAGCGCGCTCACCAGCTTTACTATGACGAGGTCGTGCTGTTCAAGAAACATTTCGAGGAGCACTTCGGCGTCGAGATAACGGATAAGGCGCTGTTAAAATCGACAATTTTATTAAACGAATCGCGCGGCCTGTTGCATGAGCTTTATGAGCTGCGCAAGTGGGGCAAGCCGCCGATAAGCGGGGCCGAGACGCTGGAGGTGCTCAACGCGGCGTACAGGATGCCCAAGGAGCTCTTCAATCAGTGGATCACCGAATTAATCGATGAATTGAAGGCCAGCGACAAGGCCTTCACCGGCAGGGCGCGGGTCATGCTGGTGGGCAGTGTGCTGACCAATCCGGAGTTCGTCAAGTCGATAGAGGATCAGGGCGCGCTTGTCGTGACCGACGAACTGTGCACCAGCACGCGCTACTGGGGCGATAAGGTCGTTCTCGACGATGGGAGGCCGATACTGGAGGCCATCTCGCGGCGATATTTGAACAACTTCCCCTGCGCCCGGATGTACCCCTCCGACGAGCGCTTCAACCGCATCATCGATTACGCCCGCGACTTCAGGGTCGACGGTGTGATAAGCGAGATCGTGAGGTATTGCGTGCCGTATGCCCACGATTTGCCGCTACTGACGGACAGGCTGTCGGAGGTTGGCATACCGACATTGGCACTCGACGTGGAATACGGTTCGGCGGGTTCCGGGCAGGTCGCCACGCGGGTGCAGGCGTTCCTGGAGATGCTGGAGGCGCGGAAGAAATAG
- the plsX gene encoding phosphate acyltransferase PlsX, with protein sequence MTNTPKKLRVAIDAMGGDFAPAEIVKGAIMGAREFDAEVILTGTVSDIEREVAKHNVDGITCRIVEATDVIKDGQEAAYEVFKKPNNSISIAAKLVKDGEADVMVSAGNTGACMVAAMQHLGVLPGLDRPMIGGAFLGLAPGTVLLDMGAVVGAQPYHMVNFAVAGAVYCRSFMGIENPTVGLLNVGAEEGKGNEMTKAAYPLLKQSGLNFIGNVEGMDIPLGKANVVVCDGFVGNILIKFCEGIGRTATAWLEKELKDSVDGGILKTTNDKLYKLLSPATAMGGGPMWGVGGVACVAHGAADAAQIVGTMKQARQTLESDFVGKLRAELERIQGLVNRQ encoded by the coding sequence ATGACCAATACCCCGAAGAAGCTGAGAGTCGCGATAGATGCCATGGGCGGCGACTTCGCCCCGGCCGAGATAGTGAAGGGTGCGATAATGGGCGCGCGCGAGTTCGATGCCGAGGTCATCCTGACTGGCACCGTCTCCGATATCGAGCGCGAGGTCGCTAAACACAACGTCGACGGCATCACCTGTCGCATCGTCGAGGCTACTGATGTCATCAAAGATGGTCAGGAAGCGGCCTACGAGGTCTTCAAAAAGCCCAACAACTCCATCTCCATCGCCGCGAAGCTGGTCAAGGACGGCGAGGCCGATGTCATGGTCAGCGCGGGCAATACCGGCGCGTGTATGGTGGCCGCCATGCAGCACCTGGGCGTGCTGCCCGGCCTGGACCGCCCCATGATCGGTGGAGCCTTCCTGGGGCTGGCGCCCGGGACCGTCCTGCTGGACATGGGCGCTGTCGTCGGCGCGCAGCCCTATCACATGGTCAACTTCGCCGTGGCCGGAGCCGTCTATTGCCGCAGCTTCATGGGCATCGAGAACCCCACCGTCGGGCTGCTCAACGTGGGCGCCGAGGAGGGCAAGGGCAATGAGATGACCAAGGCGGCCTATCCGCTGCTGAAGCAGAGCGGCCTCAATTTCATCGGCAACGTGGAGGGCATGGACATACCGCTGGGCAAGGCCAACGTCGTCGTCTGCGACGGCTTCGTCGGCAATATTCTGATCAAGTTCTGCGAGGGCATCGGGCGCACCGCGACCGCTTGGCTGGAGAAAGAGCTCAAGGACAGCGTCGACGGCGGCATATTGAAGACCACCAACGATAAGCTCTATAAGCTGCTGAGCCCGGCTACGGCCATGGGGGGCGGCCCGATGTGGGGGGTGGGCGGGGTAGCCTGCGTGGCGCACGGGGCGGCGGACGCGGCTCAGATCGTGGGCACTATGAAGCAGGCCAGGCAGACGCTTGAGAGCGACTTCGTCGGCAAGCTGAGAGCCGAGCTGGAGCGCATACAGGGGCTTGTTAACCGTCAGTGA
- a CDS encoding acyl-CoA dehydratase activase, protein MNYLGIDVGSLTTKAVVLNDDGGFAFGVAETGDDAEQSAREAVRLASNGNIVDLTNGWHIVATGMGGKSVKFSPQHKAINTCIARGVHHLNPSIRTVIDVGGESSAALKLNAKGKLSAWENQDKCASGTGIFLQQMSKIMRMSLEEMSEISFQAKARAEISNTCAVFAESEVISNVHRVPPTPMPDIVAGIFASMSSRVMAMCKRVGIEQRVAVVGGVAMNKGFINILEQDMGFKVFVPESPQIVAALGAAIIAKENVDKGAAA, encoded by the coding sequence ATGAATTACTTAGGTATTGATGTCGGCAGTTTGACCACCAAGGCCGTCGTTCTTAATGATGACGGCGGCTTCGCTTTTGGCGTTGCCGAGACGGGTGACGACGCGGAGCAGAGCGCGCGGGAGGCGGTTCGGCTGGCGTCGAACGGAAATATCGTCGACTTGACGAACGGCTGGCATATCGTTGCGACGGGCATGGGGGGCAAGTCGGTAAAGTTCAGCCCGCAGCACAAGGCGATAAACACCTGCATCGCCCGCGGCGTCCATCACCTCAACCCCTCGATTCGCACCGTCATTGATGTTGGCGGGGAGAGCAGCGCGGCGCTCAAATTGAATGCCAAGGGAAAGCTCAGCGCGTGGGAGAACCAGGACAAGTGCGCCTCGGGGACGGGGATATTTTTACAGCAGATGTCAAAGATAATGAGGATGTCGCTTGAGGAGATGTCGGAGATATCGTTCCAGGCCAAGGCGCGGGCGGAGATATCCAACACCTGCGCCGTCTTCGCCGAGTCGGAAGTGATATCGAACGTGCACCGCGTGCCGCCTACGCCCATGCCGGACATCGTCGCCGGTATTTTCGCCTCAATGTCCAGCCGCGTCATGGCCATGTGCAAGCGCGTCGGCATCGAGCAGAGGGTGGCCGTGGTGGGCGGGGTGGCCATGAACAAAGGATTCATCAACATACTGGAGCAGGACATGGGATTCAAGGTCTTCGTGCCGGAGTCACCCCAGATTGTAGCTGCGCTGGGCGCGGCCATAATCGCAAAAGAAAATGTCGATAAGGGGGCCGCGGCATGA
- a CDS encoding PsbP-related protein: MKLSQIAAVVLIGIVAVFAAACGSSGTPTTGFTTYTDSINGFSISVPDGWEPNEDASGVFFISPTTCAEWYPFGAVTASYEEGYTSAEIYFTEVIEPMIAIFNEYNLVSKQNLTIDGIPALRVIYTYVGDYGESVQETFCVLISQQTA, translated from the coding sequence ATGAAATTGTCACAAATAGCTGCGGTTGTGTTGATAGGCATAGTGGCTGTGTTCGCTGCCGCATGCGGTTCGTCGGGAACGCCAACGACCGGATTTACAACTTATACCGATAGTATCAACGGCTTCTCTATATCCGTACCCGACGGTTGGGAACCGAATGAGGACGCATCGGGAGTCTTCTTCATCTCTCCCACGACATGCGCGGAGTGGTATCCTTTCGGCGCCGTGACGGCTTCTTATGAAGAAGGGTACACCAGCGCTGAGATATATTTCACCGAAGTCATTGAACCGATGATCGCAATCTTTAATGAATACAACCTCGTTTCCAAACAGAACCTTACTATAGACGGCATACCTGCGTTAAGAGTGATATATACCTATGTGGGCGATTACGGAGAGTCTGTGCAGGAAACGTTCTGTGTTCTTATCAGCCAGCAAACAGCGTAG
- a CDS encoding phosphopantetheine-binding protein, translated as MSTLDQLKKMIAKVTHGTEGDIALNTPLKDIKADSLHWVQIIIAVEGAFNVEVDVDAMRNFVTIGDFVQYIEKAGK; from the coding sequence ATGTCCACATTAGACCAGTTAAAGAAGATGATCGCTAAGGTTACGCACGGCACGGAGGGCGATATAGCATTGAACACGCCTTTAAAAGATATTAAGGCCGATTCACTCCACTGGGTTCAGATAATCATCGCCGTGGAGGGCGCATTCAACGTCGAGGTTGATGTGGACGCCATGAGGAATTTTGTTACCATAGGCGACTTTGTGCAGTACATCGAGAAGGCGGGGAAATAA
- a CDS encoding acyl-CoA dehydratase activase, whose amino-acid sequence MTIVAGIDIGSRAAKAVLLKDGQIVSSTIGDTLPDSVMTSTTTMSNLLEGTGLNVENIDYIVATGYGRVLVPFAKENVSEISCHARGINFYFPSVRTVLDMGGQDCKAISVDGQGRVTKFVMNDKCAGGTGRFLEMIAEVLGVPLSESGALATQARNPVPFNTICAVFAKTEALAYRRKGAEKGDILAGLNDAIAQRSLGLLKRVGIQADFSITGGIAKNKGMVAKLTEKVGMEPLLCPDPQLAGALGAALYAEERLKGVIAGGVEIQYGYSDGTGEYFITVDTAKCDGCGLCVEACPGRVLTMISEDGRGPYAAVKENLRKKLSYVCPGIVSCAAKGSNCRDVCKHDAIKVSW is encoded by the coding sequence ATGACCATAGTCGCCGGCATCGATATCGGCTCGCGCGCGGCCAAGGCGGTGCTGCTCAAGGATGGGCAGATCGTCTCTTCCACCATCGGCGATACGCTTCCCGACAGCGTGATGACATCGACCACGACGATGTCGAATCTGCTGGAAGGCACGGGGCTGAATGTCGAAAATATCGATTACATCGTCGCTACCGGCTACGGGCGCGTGCTCGTGCCGTTCGCGAAAGAAAATGTGTCAGAGATAAGCTGCCACGCGCGCGGCATCAACTTTTATTTCCCCTCGGTGCGCACCGTGCTGGATATGGGCGGGCAGGACTGCAAGGCCATCAGCGTGGACGGGCAGGGGCGTGTCACCAAGTTCGTCATGAACGACAAGTGCGCCGGTGGAACGGGCCGGTTTCTCGAGATGATCGCGGAAGTCCTGGGCGTTCCGCTGTCGGAGAGCGGCGCGCTGGCCACTCAGGCTAGAAATCCAGTTCCTTTCAATACGATATGCGCCGTTTTCGCCAAGACCGAGGCCCTGGCCTATCGCAGAAAGGGCGCGGAGAAGGGCGACATACTGGCCGGACTGAACGACGCTATCGCGCAGAGAAGCCTGGGGTTGCTGAAGCGCGTCGGCATACAAGCGGATTTTAGCATCACGGGCGGCATTGCCAAGAACAAGGGGATGGTCGCTAAATTGACGGAGAAGGTCGGCATGGAGCCGCTGCTGTGCCCGGACCCGCAGCTCGCGGGTGCGCTGGGCGCCGCGCTTTACGCCGAGGAACGGCTGAAAGGTGTCATTGCCGGCGGCGTCGAGATACAGTACGGGTACTCGGACGGCACGGGAGAATATTTCATTACGGTCGACACAGCAAAATGCGACGGCTGCGGGCTTTGCGTGGAGGCTTGCCCAGGTCGCGTTTTGACCATGATTAGCGAGGACGGCCGAGGTCCGTACGCCGCGGTCAAAGAGAATCTGCGCAAGAAGCTGTCATACGTGTGTCCCGGCATCGTGTCCTGCGCCGCGAAGGGCAGCAATTGTCGCGATGTCTGCAAGCACGATGCGATAAAGGTTAGCTGGTAG
- a CDS encoding 2-hydroxyacyl-CoA dehydratase family protein — protein sequence MSTESNKKIESIIRACRLMLRMNQAKPDARKSDTLYYKMLETYYRRLLDAHDGGRLIAAHTVFFPTELIYAMDYVPMHTEVTTWMMALFTGENSDILSSGAELGLASEICTPHRGLAGAFANKSIPWPDVMLWSSLVCDNTAKAGELIMKITGAPGFFIDHPFKESEGELQYLAGELHDMVSFLEYKSGRRMHWDRLAEIVARMDLQIELIREINEMRKAVPTPFSPLGFLQLLTIDYLFPGQPEAIEYLETLRDELAEMVEQGKGAVDKEKFRLMTFFLPPMYLMGFLDRIAVEHGAVSVTEPFFTFWGEGKLDPSKPLEAVAKKSFMIPEMRMYGPLDNRAIGSIKQCAEEYKVDGAVYWADVGCRHTCATIKLFKDLLEEIDIPVVTIDCDVVDPTVTSEAEVRAKMEQFFEMLEDR from the coding sequence GTGAGCACTGAAAGCAATAAAAAAATCGAATCCATAATCAGGGCCTGCAGGCTCATGCTGCGCATGAACCAGGCCAAGCCCGATGCGCGCAAGAGCGACACCCTGTATTATAAGATGCTCGAGACCTATTACCGCCGCCTGCTCGACGCGCACGACGGCGGAAGGCTCATCGCGGCGCACACGGTGTTCTTTCCCACCGAGCTCATCTACGCCATGGACTACGTGCCGATGCACACAGAGGTTACTACCTGGATGATGGCGCTCTTTACCGGCGAGAATTCGGACATTCTCTCGTCCGGCGCTGAGCTGGGTCTGGCCTCCGAGATATGCACGCCACATCGTGGGCTGGCCGGCGCCTTCGCCAACAAATCGATACCGTGGCCGGACGTCATGCTCTGGTCCAGCCTGGTCTGCGACAACACGGCCAAGGCCGGCGAGCTAATCATGAAGATAACGGGCGCGCCGGGGTTCTTCATCGACCACCCGTTCAAGGAGAGCGAGGGGGAGCTGCAGTACCTGGCGGGGGAGCTGCACGACATGGTATCGTTCCTGGAATACAAATCGGGCAGGCGCATGCACTGGGACCGGCTGGCGGAGATCGTGGCCCGTATGGACCTGCAGATAGAGCTCATACGTGAGATAAACGAGATGAGGAAGGCCGTTCCCACTCCGTTCTCGCCGCTGGGTTTCCTGCAGCTGCTTACTATCGACTATCTTTTCCCCGGCCAACCCGAGGCCATTGAATACCTGGAGACGCTGCGCGATGAGCTGGCAGAAATGGTTGAGCAGGGCAAGGGCGCCGTCGACAAGGAGAAATTCCGCCTGATGACGTTCTTCCTGCCCCCGATGTACCTCATGGGCTTCCTGGACCGCATCGCCGTTGAGCACGGGGCGGTCAGCGTGACCGAGCCGTTCTTCACCTTCTGGGGCGAGGGTAAGCTCGACCCGTCTAAGCCGCTGGAGGCAGTGGCCAAGAAGTCCTTTATGATACCGGAGATGCGCATGTACGGCCCGCTCGATAACCGGGCCATAGGCAGCATCAAACAATGCGCCGAGGAGTATAAAGTCGACGGGGCGGTCTACTGGGCCGACGTGGGTTGCAGGCACACCTGCGCCACGATAAAGCTGTTCAAAGACCTGCTGGAGGAGATCGATATCCCTGTCGTGACCATCGATTGCGACGTGGTGGATCCCACAGTCACCTCCGAGGCCGAGGTGCGTGCCAAGATGGAGCAGTTCTTCGAGATGCTGGAGGACAGATAA